One genomic window of Bombus fervidus isolate BK054 chromosome 14, iyBomFerv1, whole genome shotgun sequence includes the following:
- the Nup98-96 gene encoding nuclear pore complex protein Nup98-96 isoform X2, protein MFGQAGNTSFSSFNTPTQSSPFGQSAFGKPITTTSFGSGATPVFGSGNTSLFSSKPAGSTTGGLFGNTTTPPAFTQPSFGGFGTTNTNTNLFGAQQNASTNLFGTNTATSAFGQSNKPAGFGFGTTSGTNLFGQPQQSAQQTTPFGQSSTTGNTNLFGTTPGFGNTNTATTSITGTVVKFSPMITTDSMSKNGISHTISVRHCCIATMKEYESKSYEELRFEDYSVGRKGPSTGIFGAPAQPSPFGNAGAGTSTATTGFGGMSAGFGATTQSGSSGLFGKPISTFGTPSTTTTNNFAFNSTPSTNLFGTNTQNKPFGTAAPTPLFATSNTNQTAGTGFGGINTGQNTAFGSAFGSTQPNQSIGLFNQNKSAFNAPSTSSSTGFSTFGQTPMSNTGTPLFCSKSTGTIGFGVNSTFGSTAPSTFGTAPGFTTGQNTGTSLFNTSFKPAGQTSGFSFGSTSTPSSGLGTNTGLMLGSGSTLFGQQKSGGLFGNSGNNAPFNTSGTFGSSTFGNNTNVGAGIGTGLLGAGNTMNQVKSSGTVPVHQQILALVSAPFGDSPLLKNLLPASGKTEELLKPANTPSKLMNGQQYKVTADNKSPKIKAKVVTPAQLSKKSMFEGLEEEDPLSEAFQPRPNAKRLVLRPKSISNSIVPSPTESSQTGGRNLQSSGKGEEKSPVTNTYIENTTIETVDKENHSQDNNRQLVNDRRSSLSWLKTSLPRNAKNLDEESYEGQRSLFSSPNALSEEMINNTVTELRPYANANSSNQKCSEINSSVDTSLKNSSLVDKTCTDIVTQNSDSSQELDESSFSTLQTSNWKPNAAKVTLKRAGYYTIPPLDKLDEYVRGETCIVPNFTVGREDYGNVYFPESFDIYGLNLDEIVHFRHKEVIIYPDDDKKPPSGEGLNRKAQVTLDQVWPHDKSLHKPITDPHRLAAMDYEEKLRRVSAKHDTRFLEYRPETGSWVFKVDHFSKYGLSDSDEEDNNIPTANDTKRLKLCATQQKCATKQEQSKVVSNKDTSKANDLKTANTDYSDLDTRGLLLEAIVSRRSFRTDQNREKQLPISPTGENARILGTDSHKLQLMKASFFDGSDEEINEAYNQESNRALFLNDRRSSLRCFTNTPQKLDEDQNYEPIYSPMLRSNLAIHRTPTITYEESTLSKTDSKLKRSMDIVPKTSTIYEKGLPDPSITPVTTILRCISEVIPLSKSIIHKLESRSVADIGIQMGRRFKPSWGRGLTLLTLSTKKQADDVPLNNSFEQIGSYVCGRSPEDTTSVGIVQRIQILGGSGTGEERIKTFKESIEGHLKIQLSHRVMNPDGDCLIFDVDTDINKASMALHAHCSLAEEFAEQFTTDSFASYVANVWKLCVALWGNLPDINVATENSEEHSVVIARREAIGEWLRNVIRKTHVLEDTDINYETKILLLLSAFELEEACKLAREMGDHCLALLMAQLCSGMPIKVLTQQQIALWQNAGVDENLSLDRLKLFALVAGEPPSKHCPINVCEGFDWKRALAVHLWYFSSPTASIRDILDIYEASFDTTKTNDVYTSIPKPEYKGNNFELEVNNGKPIYDLCFHLLKLFCTGNHTLGELLNPATHTVDPMDYRLSWLMQQVLLALGYSHLSEHVAILTHVNFATQLEAYDLWHWAIFVMLHLKDAAKRKTAVMNLLQRHVEIDDASDCPDFIERETFLREELGIPSIWIHHAKAVKSYVAKRYGKAAFYFIQAEQWNKAHEIIIEYLAADVIINENYDYLRSLLRPLTPLECSSAISGWTYQGQLLWEYMEITMSVESLLRSADPRGISSKLESLKQRLSNLPSKINQFPCLTAKHRLCQAEIAKRTIHLARSLLQLNENKSTSIYQLVSQLPLPEDYAQQELRFVINMCVNEIIY, encoded by the exons ATGTTTGGTCAAGCTGGAAATACATCTTTTA GTAGTTTTAATACACCAACGCAGTCCAGTCCATTTGGGCAATCTGCGTTTGGTAAACCGATCACTACAACAAGTTTTGGTTCTGGTGCTACACCAGTCTTTGGCAGTGGCAATACTTCTCTCTTTAGTTCAAAGCCTGCAGGTTCTACCACTGGTGGATTGTTTGGCAATACTACAACTCCACCTGCATTTACTCAACCATCTTTTGGAG ggtttggtACAACAAATACAAATACCAATTTATTTGGCGCTCAGCAAAATGCAAGTACAAATCTTTTTGGTACAAACACTGCAACGTCAGCATTTGGTCAGTCGAATAAACCAGCTGGATTTGGTTTTGGTACTACATCTGGTACAAATTTATTTGGGCAACCCCAACAATCAGCTCAGCAAACCACACCTTTTGGGCAAAGCAGTACCACtggaaatacaaatttatttggaACAACACCTG GTTTTGGCAATACGAACACAGCAACCACAAGTATAACTGGTACTGTCGTTAAATTTTCTCCTATGATTACTACCGATTCCATGTCCAAGAATGGTATATCTCATACCATATCAGTCAGACATTGTTGTATTGCGACAATGAAAGAATATGAATCAAAATCTTACGAAGAGTTACGTTTCGAAGATTATTCTGTGGGACGAAAAG GACCCAGTACAGGAATCTTTGGTGCACCAGCACAACCTTCACCTTTTGGTAATGCAGGGGCAGGTACTAGTACTGCAACAACGg gCTTTGGTGGAATGAGCGCTGGTTTTGGAGCAACCACACAGTCTGGCTCAAGTGGTCTATTTGGAAAGCCTATAAGTACTTTTGGTACACCCTCGACAACAACAACAAATAATTTTGCTTTTAATTCTACTCCAAGCACTAATCTGTTTGGTACTAATACCCAGAATAAACCATTTGGTA CAGCAGCTCCAACCCCACTTTTTGCAACCAGCAATACTAACCAAACTGCTGGTACAGGTTTCGGTGGCATTAATACGGGTCAAAACACTGCTTTCGGCTCCGCATTTGGTTCAACGCAACCGAATCAG AGTATTGGTCTATTTAACCAAAACAAATCAGCTTTTAATGCACCTTCCACATCGTCTAGCACTGGATTTTCCACTTTTGGTCAGACACCAATGAGCAATACGGGTACACCTTTATTCTGTTCTAAATCAACTGGAACGATAGGTTTCGGAGTAAATTCGACTTTCGGTTCGACTGCACCATCGACTTTTGGAACTGCACCAGGTTTCACTACAGGGCAAAATACCGGTACTTCGTTGTTTAATACATCTTTTAAGCCTGCAGGACAAACATCTGGATTTTCTTTTGGTTCAACTTCTACACCATCGTCCGGACTcg gtACAAATACGGGTTTAATGTTGGGTAGTGGCTCTACTTTATTTGGTCAGCAAAAATCAGGCGGTTTGTTCGGGAACAGTGGCAATAATGCACCATTTAATACATCGGGGACGTTTGGATCTTCAACTTTCGGGAATAATACAAATGTAGGAGCGGGTATTGGGACTGGATTACTCGGAGCTGG AAATACTATGAACCAAGTCAAAAGTTCGGGAACTGTGCCGGTGCATCAACAAATTTTAGCCTTGGTGTCTGCACCTTTCGGCGATTCAccgttattaaaaaatcttttaccA GCTTCCGGTAAAACAGAAGAGTTATTAAAACCGGCAAACACGCCATCCAAATTAATGAATGGTCAACAGTATAAGGTTACTGCTGATAATAAGTCTCCGAAAATCAAGGCCAAAGTTGTTACTCCTGCACAATTATCTAAG aaGTCAATGTTCGAAGGTCTTGAAGAGGAAGATCCACTCTCGGAAGCATTTCAGCCTCGTCCAAATGCAAAGCGTTTGGTACTACGTCCGAAATCCATATCGAACTCGATAGTTCCATCGCCTACTGAAAGTTCACAAACTGGAGGGAGAAACTTACAATCTTCCGgaaaaggagaagagaaaTCACCTgtaacaaatacatatattgaaaatacaaCTATCGAAACTGTAGATAAAGAAAATCATAGTCAAGATAATAATCGACAATTAGTAAACGATCGGAGATCATCTTTGTCTTGGTTGAAAACGAGCCTTCCACGAAATGCAAAAAATTTGGACGAAGAATCATACGAGGGTCAACGGTCGCTATTTTCTAGTCCGAACGCATTGTCGGAAGAGATGATAAACAATACTGTTACTGAATTGCGACCTTATGCTAACGCCAATTCATCAAATCAAAAGTGCTCTGAAATTAATTCATCTGTCGATACGTCTTTAAAGAATTCATCTCTCGTTGATAAAACATGTACGGACATTGTGACTCAGAACTCTGATTCGAGTCAAGAATTGGACGAAAGTTCTTTTTCAACGTTACAAACTTCGAACTGGAAACCAAACGCAGCTAAAGTAACGCTGAAACGTGCTGGTTACTATACAATTCCGCCGCTTGATAAATTAGACGAGTATGTTCGTGGTGAAACGTGTATTGTACCAAACTTCACTGTTGGACGTGAAGATTATGGAAATGTGTATTTCCCTGAATCGTTTGATATATATGGCTTGAATTTAGACGAAATCGTACATTTTCGACATAAGGAAGTCATCATTTATCCAGACGATGATAAGAAACCACCTAGCGGAGAAGGATTAAATCGTAAAGCACAAGTTACTTTAGACCAAGTATGGCCACACGATAAATCTCTACATAAGCCTATTACCGACCCCCATCGTTTAGCTGCGATGGattacgaagaaaaattacgAAGAGTGTCAGCGAAACATGATACTAGATTCTTAGAGTATCGACCTGAAACTGGTTCATGGGTTTTTAAG GTAgatcatttttctaaatatggTCTAAGCGATTCAGATgaagaagataataatatcCCTACAGCGAATGACacgaaaagattaaaattatgtGCAACTCAGCAAAAATGTGCAACCAAACAGGAGCAATCAAAAGTAGTTTCA aataaagatacTTCCAAGGCCAATGATTTAAAAACAGCGAATACAGACTATTCAGATTTAGATACACGTGGACTTCTCTTGGAAGCAATTGTCTCACGCCGATCGTTTAGAACAG ATCAGAATCGTGAAAAACAACTACCGATAAGTCCAACTGGTGAGAACGCTCGCATTTTGGGTACAGACAGTCATAAATTGCAATTAATGAAGGCCAGTTTCTTTGATGGCAGCGACGAAGAAATTAACGAGGCTTATAATCAAG AATCGAATCGCGCGTTATTTCTTAACGATCGTAGAAGTTCTTTGCGATGTTTCACCAATACGCCACAAAAATTAGATGAAGATCAGAACTACGAACCAATTTACAGTCCGATGTTACGATCAAATTTGGCAATTCATCGGACGCCAACTATTACTTATGAAGAATCGACCCTTTCAAAGACAG ATTCCAAATTGAAACGCTCGATGGACATCGTTCCTAAGACATCAACGATATATGAAAAAGGTTTACCGGATCCTTCGATAACTCCGGTGACTACAATTCTTCGATGTATTTCTGAAGTGATTCCGTTATCAAAATCTATTATACATAAATTGGAATCTCGTTCCGTTGCTGATATTG GTATACAAATGGGAAGAAGGTTTAAACCAAGCTGGGGACGAGGTTTAACTTTACTTACATTGAGTACGAAGAAACAGGCTGACGATGTAccattaaataattcttttgagCAAATTGGATCTTACGTATGTGGTCGTTCTCCAGAAGATACAACATCCGTTGGGATAGTGCAACGTATACAGATTTTGGGTGGTAGTGGGACCGGTGAAGAACGCATTAAGACATTCAAA GAAAGTATAGAAGGTCATCTAAAAATTCAGCTGTCACATCGTGTAATGAATCCAGATGGAGACTGTCTAATTTTTGACGTAGATACAGATATTAATAAGGCGAGCATGGCTTTACACGCACATTGTAGTTTAGCCGAAGAATTTGCAGAACAGTTTACCACAGATTCCTTTGCTTCCTATGTTGCTAATGTTTGGAAACTCTGTGTAGCTCTTTGGGGAAATTTACCTGATATAAACGTTGCCACAG aaaattcagAAGAACATAGCGTCGTAATTGCGCGGCGAGAGGCAATCGGGGAATGGTTAAGAAACGTTATAAGAAAAACTCACGTGTTGGAGGATACggatattaattatgaaacaaaGATATTGCTTTTACTATCTG CTTTCGAATTAGAAGAGGCGTGTAAACTTGCAAGAGAAATGGGTGATCATTGTTTGGCCTTATTGATGGCGCAGCTGTGCAGTGGAATGCCTATAAAGGTATTAACACAGCAGCAAATTGCATTATGGCAAAATGCCGGTGTTGATGAAAACCTCTCGTTAGATCGACTAAAGCTTTTTGCATTGGTGGCAGGTGAACCACCAAGTAAACATTGTCCAATTAATGTCTGTGAAGGTTTCGATTGGAAGAGAGCGTTAGCTGTTCATTTGTG GTATTTTTCATCTCCGACTGCATCTATAAGAGACATATTAGACATTTACGAGGCCTCCTTCGATACAACCAAGACAAATGACGTTTATACGTCGATACCGAAACCTGAAtataaaggaaataatttcGAACTTGAAGTAAATAATGGGAAACCAATATATGATCTCTGTTTTCATCTTTTAAAGTTATTTTGCACTGGCAATCATACGTTGGGTGAATTATTGAATCCAGCAACGCATACTGTTGATCCAATGGATTACAGACTCAG TTGGCTGATGCAGCAAGTACTTTTAGCTTTGGGTTATTCACATCTTTCGGAACATGTTGCCATTTTGACACATGTTAATTTCGCGACACAATTAGAAGCATATGATCTCTGGCATTGGGCCATATTCGTAATGTTACATTTAAAGGATGCCGCAAAAAGGAAGACTGCGGTAATGAATTTATTGCAACGACATGTCGAAATAGACGATGCTAGTGATTGTCCTGATTTTATCGAGCGAGAAACGTTTCTACGCGAAGAATTGGGTATACCTTCGATTTGGATTCACCATGCGAAAGCCGTGAAAAGTTACGTAGCTAAAAG ATACGGGAAAGCAGCTTTCTATTTCATTCAAGCAGAACAGTGGAATAAGGCgcatgaaattattattgaatatttagcAGCAGATGTtataataaacgaaaattacGATTATCTACGCAGCTTATTGCGTCCACTGACTCCTTTAGAATGCAGTAGCGCTATAAGTGGTTGGACATATCAAGGACAATTACTCTGGGAATATATGGAAATAACTATGAGTGTTGAATCTTTGCTACGTAGTGCCGATCCACGTGGAATAAGTTCTAAATTGGAATCACTAAAACAACGATTGTCAAATCTTCCTTCCAAGATCAATCAATTTCCATGTTTAACTGCGAAACATAG GCTTTGTCAAGCGGAAATTGCAAAGAGAACGATACACTTAGCTAGGAGTTTGTTACAACTGAACGAGAATAAATCTACATCGATATATCAACTGGTATCTCAATTACCATTGCCGGAAGACTATGCACAACAAGAGCTTCGTTTTGTCATTAATATGTGCGTGaacgaaattatatattag